Genomic window (Oscillospiraceae bacterium):
GCAGTATTACGGGTCTTATCTCCCCTGCAATCACCATTGCCGCACTGGGAATGATTGAAAGCCTTTTGTGCGGTGCAAGTGCTTCCAGAATGAAAAACGAAGAATTTGATGCCGATCGTGAGCTCATTGCTCAAGGTGTGGGTAATATTATTATTCCTTTCTTCGGAGGTGTCCCCTCCACTGCCGCCATTGCACGTACCAGTGTTGCCATAAAGAGCGGATGTCAGACAAGGCTTTGCGGTGTATTTCATTCCGTAGCATTGCTCGCTTCCATGTTCCTACTCGGTCCCGTTATGGCTCAGCTTCCTCTTTCCGCACTGGCGGGAGTTCTTATGGTAACCGCATGGAGAATGAACGAATGGCACATGATCAAAGAGTTTTTCTCTAAGAAAATGCTGGGTGCTGTTTCAAAATTCCTCATTACCATGATTGCCACTGTTGTTTTCGACCTTACGGTTGCGATTGTTATAGGTATTGTTTATTCTCTTGTTCTCTTTGCGATAAAGGTTTTGAAACACAAAGCAACAAAGCAGTGCAAGCTGGGAACAGACATTCTCGAAGACGGAGAATGTGCAACAATCAAACTTTACGGATGCATGGCATTTGTCAATGTTCCCAAGCTCAAATCGGTTTTTGAGGGTATAAAAGGCAAATACAACCGTATTACGATAGATACTCAGGCGGTTACCGTGTGTGACACATCAGGTGTTTATGCACTTAAGGATATCAAAAATGAACTGGGTGCCGAAATAGTAAACATCAACAAAAGCCAAGAAGCTCTATTTTTGAAATCAGGAGTAACCAAATAATGAAAAATCTGCTCACTACCCGCTTCATAAATCTTGGTTTGGGTCAAAAGTTAAACAGTCTTTTTGTTGAAAAGCTTGCAGACTTCGACATGGACAAGTTGATACCTGCGCAAAAAGCCGAAAATCCCGGGGATTACCTTATGAATCTGGGTGACTGTTTTCTCAATCTGGTATACATCCTTGCGGATATGGACAACGCAATGATAAAATACAAGAAGAAAAACATACCGGACGATATCATACTTGATTCGCTCAACGATGTAGGCGTATGGGTTATGAATCATTACAATTCAACAGGTGAAATAGGTTTTGCAACCATTCCCTGGGAATGTGCGATTCACAATGTAAAAGTCATAAAAATAGGACGGTTGCAATACGCTCATCAGGCTTGTGAAACAGCCTCCCCGGCTCACGGGCTAAAAGTAGGCGACAATGTCATTTACATGCACATTCAGGAGGGTCCCGGACTAACCCCTGAGGCTTGCCGTGAATCGATTGCACGGGCAAAGGAATTTTACAGACAATATTTCCCGGAATTTGAGTACAAGTACATGGTATGCCACAGTTGGATGCTTGACCCGGCATTGCCCGGAATGGTAAAGCCGGATTCAAATCTTGCTATGTTCTACAAAATGTTTGAAGTGGTGGAAACCTCGCCTTCTCAGTCTGCGATGAAGCGCGTATTCGGCCCCGATGCTCAAAAGCCGGTAGAAGAATTACCAGAAAACTCCACACTGCAAAAAAACATGAAAGCCTTTCTTCTGGGCGGCGGAGAGCTTTCCATCGGCTTTGGAGTGCTTAAAGCTTAATTACAGCATATCAAAAAGAGAGATAAATCCTTTTAAGGCTTTGTCTCTCTTTCTTTATGAATTCAATTCTGCTCATTTCCTTTTTTGCTTGTACCGAACAACTTTAAAAGTATTCCGCGCAAAAAACCGGGTGGCTTAAACACCATAATTTTCATGGTAAATATTCCTTTCTATGCTTTAAAAAATATAATGCCTGCTGTAATAATTACAACCGCCTCCAGTACCACAAGCACCGCCTCCGGCAAAAAGAATGCTGTCATTATGCCCACTCCGAAGGTGCACACAGAAATTCCTACGGCCTTTGAAAGATTACACATAAGTTATCCCTCCGTAATTATTACAGGTGTTTTACTGTTATCATATTCAAGCGATACAAATTTGTCACAAAATAATATTGATTTTGTTCTCCGTGTGTGATAGAATGATATATTGAAAGGAACTTTGCCATGTTTGATATAGGAATTTCTACTGCCTGCTTTTATCCTATGTATCTGGAAAAAGCATTAGAAC
Coding sequences:
- a CDS encoding SulP family inorganic anion transporter; this encodes MVKKYINDLKKEFKGYNLSSLTKDIMAGLTVCAVALPLAIAFGVGSGADAAAGLITAILSGIVMSLLSGASFQISGPTGAMTAVLMVIVAKYGLNGVFVASLFAGIIILICGIFKLGKLVGLIPMPVVTGFTSGIAVIIAMGQIDNFFGTTSVGETALEKIGSYSELGFPPNLQAVICGLAVIAIMVVYPKKWNAKVPSSLISIIIVGILSYVLKFDVAKVGDIPRTLLPENRLILGSLDFSSITGLISPAITIAALGMIESLLCGASASRMKNEEFDADRELIAQGVGNIIIPFFGGVPSTAAIARTSVAIKSGCQTRLCGVFHSVALLASMFLLGPVMAQLPLSALAGVLMVTAWRMNEWHMIKEFFSKKMLGAVSKFLITMIATVVFDLTVAIVIGIVYSLVLFAIKVLKHKATKQCKLGTDILEDGECATIKLYGCMAFVNVPKLKSVFEGIKGKYNRITIDTQAVTVCDTSGVYALKDIKNELGAEIVNINKSQEALFLKSGVTK